Within the Rosa rugosa chromosome 2, drRosRugo1.1, whole genome shotgun sequence genome, the region AAAGAAAAAGGCAGAGCCCAAAGCCCAACAGGACTGGCCCAGCCCAGTTCCAGCCTCCACCACCCTATGCATAAACAGAAGTAGATAATCTTGTTTGGAAAAACACCAACCCCTTTGAAGGGATTTTCAGTAATTTGACCATGGAATGGATTCCCTCCATTTTCTACTCTCATACCAAAAAAAACCATTTTCAGAAATTGGGAATATGCCAACTGAGCAATTGGATTTCACTTGAGACAAGTGGACCTAAGTGGGCCCCATCATTTTGCAGCATCATCTTCTATCTCTTAACCCAAAAACAGAGCCGGACTGAGTGAGCGAGCGAGCGAGCCAACAAAAACGACACAGAGTCCCCAAAACGCCGTCGCTCCGCCTCCCGGAGCTTCAATTCTTCGACCAAGCCCCAGTATGGATATAAAGTTGGTAAATTTGTAACGGGGAAGAGAGACCAAGAGTAGAAGAGGGCAAAGGTTTTGTCTTTTGTTTCATTCAATTAATTTTCATTGCTCAAGCATAAGACTTTTACTTCTATCTCTTAATTTTCATTATTCTTCTACACTGTTTCTGTGTAGCTAATGGATTGCCAAGGATTATGAGAAAGCAAAGGATGCACTCGAAAAAGCATCAAAAGGACAAGAGTGGATCTCCCCGTATCCTCATTTATATAAGTGATTTTGTTTGATGATCTGTATGACTGTTCTCTTGCTATATATCTTGTACTATGAAATCAGACCCTGGGATGCTGCAAAGCATATGGAGTCTGCTGCTGCTCTAGCAAAGGACTTAGGCAACTGGAATGAAGTTGCTGATTTTTACACAAGGGCATCGGAATTATACACTCTGTGTGTGCGAAAGAGCACAGCCTGCATCAGATGCTCTTGCAAAAGGAGACCGGTAACGACAGGGTTCACTCTCTTCTTTCTGTAACTCTTAGTGGTCTCAAAAAGCGTTAGTTTACTGCAGGGAATAGATTTGGACATGTACTTGAGTGCTCTTGACAATTGCAGGAATTCTTGTTGTTCTTAAATGATTATTCATCTTCTCTTGCCAAaagaattttcagttttcaacaTATTGAATTTGCAGTGAGGTACCTGAAAATATATATTCTAGAAAAACTTTTGTCTATTTGAGAGTTTCCCATGTCTGTTTTTCTCTCATATTGTGCATCTACTTGAGTTACGGTTAGAGCTTGAGAGATTTGGCCTCTTTTGTGTTCTGTACTGGTTTGTCCGTCTGACAGTTTTAAATGTGAATGTCTTTCCTAAACCATTTGAAATGTTAAAAATTACTACAGTACCCTTGAAGATCCTATTCCTGAAGAAGCTATTCAACTTTACATTGAGGCGTGCACTATTCTTGAAGACGATGGCAAAGAGCAAATGGCCTTTGATCTATATCGAGATGTTACTAGTGCTTATATAAAGCTACAGAAGTATGTTTTGGAATGATATATCATTTGTTATTTAAGCTATGCAATTATCGTTTTACTTGATTAAGAAGATGTAGTACATAATGGCTGTTATCAAATTAGTCAGTTGAGAGGATGAAATAAATTACGATAATTATGATTTAGGCAAAAATTATGTGTTGTAGGGTTTTCTAGCAGCATTGATGATCCAGCAATTGAGGCTAAGGTGTTAGGAAATCAGGGTTTATAGGTTTATTTATTAGGAAGAGGGAAAAGGAAATGCTCCGACGTGACAAACTGGTACAAGAAGTTGGATATTTGGTGTTTTCTAGTAAATTAGGATCACTAGCTTTTTCTTATGAGTTTAATCATAATCCTGGTGATCTACAAATAATTGCTTCCATATTTACAGGTATACAGATGCTGCAGCTTTCCTGTTGAGATGGGGCTTAGCAGCTGATAAGTGCAATGCTACCCATAGCCAGTGCAAGGTGCGAAAGGATTGCTTTTTGCACATTTATCTTTTGTTTTTACACTATTCTTTATCAAAATGACAATGTATGGAATTGGTTCCCTTGACACAATTCTTTGccatttatttttatatatgacATAGATTACTTTTCGCTAATTTAAAAGTATTGGTATCTGATATGAATACAGTGTGGAATGGATCCATTGTTGCTACATAGAGTGCTAAAGCCTGAAAATGTGGACTCAAGTTTTCTGAGAAAGATCATCTTCTTAAAAGGAAAAAACTTACAACTAAGTACCTAGCATctttctttctgctttcatttgCTTGTCACTGGACAAAGAGAATGATGCCCTTATGCATCTTTAGTAAATTAGTAATTAAGGTTTTCTCATTAGAGCTATAATTAGTCTTCTTGTACCTTGTTTTACAGAAACTGCCATCCTTGTGGCCTCTGTACATGTATCTTGGTTGTTGCACTGAAACTAATTCTACAGGCTGTTTCAGTTAGAATACAAGTTTGTGTAAAGGTTCAAAGTAGCAATCGTTCTCGGTTCTACAATTCTACTTCTGTAGTCTGATAACTCATGTGATGACTGTAACTTGTGCTTTTGTATGTGTGTAGTCAATACCAACTAGCATCTGCATATGGGAGATTAAGCTGTTGCATTATTAATGTTGCTATCCTATTTGCTATCGAGTATGAGTCACTTTTTAATTCCTTAGTTTCATGTTTGAATATGATACTTATGAAGAAGTTATTTTTGTAACCTTTGTTGAATCAGGCATATCTTAGTGCAATTCTCATATACCTGTATATCCATGACGTCAAGCAGGCAGAAAAATGCTACAATGATTGCTCCCAGTAAGTAAAAGCTCTAACACAAACTTCTGGTATAAGCAATATATAGAAGTTTTGTACCTTACTTGTTATTACATTAGCTTTATTTACTATTTATTATAGACAATTTATCAAGGCAGAGCCCGAAATGATGATCTGAGAGCCTGTGGTTATCTATATTCACATGAAACGCTATTTACTCGAGCTATATATTTGGCCGGCAAGTACTATTTACACAATTATACGCTTACTGCTTTTGGATCTGTGTAGGGTCGATGCTTTTTTGGGCAATGATCATGGCCGATGTGCTAGTAAACTTCTTTCCGCATACACAGAAGGTGATATTGAAGAAATCAAACGACTTACTAAGTCAAGTGCAGTTTCTCATCTTGATCACATGGTAATGCATATGCTTGCTTCTCTAGCGTAATTGGCATCTGCATTAATCAGCTATGATAGTTAAACCTGTCTTTTTATGAAGAATGGTAGTTGTATACCAATCTTGGTTTTGAATGTGCTTTTCTGTTCTGTAAAATGCTCGGTTTCACATTTGTTTCACTAAACTGAAATGGCTGCAGGTCATCAGACTCGCCAGGAAACTGCCTACAGGTGATGTCAGTGGACTAAAGACAAATGTGTCTAAGgagcaagaagaagaattggaTGAAGATGACCTTACATAGCCGCGAGAGTGATACTGCCATACATACCCTCTTCTACAATGTATTGATCTTGAATCATTCTTATACATGGAATTTTcaagtggtttttttttttttttttctatgaaaAGAGCTTATCTTGTAatttaaaatagaaaattacaaagaagtGTCACTTTGAGACTTATATGACTCATAAGGCCACCTAAATTgttttgtacacataaggccactttaGGGCCCAAAACCATCAGCTCTTTTTTATGCTAtacctattttaccctcacctatCTATTATTTAAATTTCTGTTTCACATTCAGatactctcagtctctctctctctctaccacgATGAAACTCTTTATCTCTCTAGCAAACcgtgaagctctctctctctagctcgcTCAAgaattctttctctctctagcaaaccgtgaagctctctctctctagctcgcTCAGGAAGACGAAGCTCTCCCTCTAGTTCGCAACAATCTCTAATCGATCATTGAGGTTTAATTCCATATCTCTGCACTCTGTTTAGCTTGATTTTTACTTCGATTTTCATCActgtaattttgtttttgttttgattcgATTCGATCTCAGCCTTCTCTCTCTGCAATCTTTTTAGCTTGATTTGTATTTCAAATTTCATCAATGTTCTCCCTCTAGCAAACcgtgaagctctctctctctagctcacTCAAGAAGacgaagctctctctctctctagctcgcTCAGGAAGACGAAGCTCTCCCTCTAGTTCGCAACAATCTCTAATCGATCATTGAGGTTTAATTCCATACCTCTGCACTCTGTTTAGCTTGATTTTTACTTCGATTTTCATCActgtaattttgtttttgttttgattcgATTCGATCTCAGCCTTCTCTCTCTGCAATCTTTTTAGCTTGATTTGTATTTCAAATTTCATCAATgtgatttcatttttgttttgctaaaCCTAAATCGTGCGTAGCTTATAGTTAAATTAGCTGTTAAATCATGCGTAACTGTTGTGATTTCATCACTGTATCAATCATGTTTTTTTGTTGAAAGTTGATTGTACAATGAAACTGTTGCGCAA harbors:
- the LOC133731196 gene encoding gamma-soluble NSF attachment protein-like, with the translated sequence YRYTDAAAFLLRWGLAADKCNATHSQCKAYLSAILIYLYIHDVKQAEKCYNDCSQVDAFLGNDHGRCASKLLSAYTEGDIEEIKRLTKSSAVSHLDHMVIRLARKLPTGDVSGLKTNVSKEQEEELDEDDLT